From the genome of Zalophus californianus isolate mZalCal1 chromosome 6, mZalCal1.pri.v2, whole genome shotgun sequence, one region includes:
- the SERPINA5 gene encoding plasma serine protease inhibitor isoform X2, translated as MGKRRGAATMRVCLLLCLTLLSPPGASLYRHRSREAKKRVKEPPVLSTLAPASRDFAFDLYRALATAAPDQNIFFSPLSISTTLAMLSLGARSHTKVQILEGLGLGPQEGSEEELHNTFHQLLQDFAQPRKDIQLSLGNALFISPTFHLQDTFLNAVKTLYLADTFPTNFMDPAGAQKQINDYVAKQTEGKIVDLAKDLDSTEVMVMVNFIFFKAKWETSFDHKSTRKQDFHVTSEMVVRVPMMKREDHYYYFLDRNLSCKVVGIPYRGNATAFFILPSEGRMGQLENGLNEETVRKWLKMFTKRQLELYLPKFSIEGSYQLEEVLPTLGISDVFTSHADLTGITNHSSVQVSEMVHKAVVEVDESGTKAAAATEAIFMFKSAPMSSQRVMFNRPFMMLIVENSTNILFLGKVTHP; from the exons GACGAGGAGCAGCCACAATGCGGGTCTGCCTCCTCCTGTGCCTGACACTCCTCAGCCCACCGGGCGCCAGCCTCTACCGCCACCGCTCCCGCGAGGCAAAGAAGAGAGTCAAGGAGCCGCCCGTGCTCAGCACGCTGGCCCCCGCCAGCAGGGACTTTGCCTTCGACCTCTACAGGGCCCTGGCGACAGCTGCTCCCGACCAGAACATCTTCTTCTCCCCTCTGAGCATCTCCACCACACTGGCCATGCTGTCCCTGGGGGCACGATCGCACACGAAGGTGCAGATCCTAGAAGGCCTGGGCCTCGGCCCCCAGGAGGGCTCAGAGGAGGAGCTCCACAACACCTTTCACCAGCTGCTACAGGACTTTGCCCAGCCCAGGAAGGACATCCAGCTGAGCCTTGGCAACGCCCTGTTCATTAGCCCAACGTTTCACCTCCAGGACACCTTTCTGAACGCCGTGAAGACGCTGTACCTGGCAGACACCTTCCCCACAAACTTCATGGACCCCGCGGGGGCCCAGAAGCAGATCAATGATTACGTGGCAAAGCAAACTGAAGGCAAGATTGTGGACTTGGCTAAGGACCTGGATAGCACGGAGGTCATGGTTAtggtgaatttcattttctttaaag CTAAGTGGGAGACAAGCTTTGACCACAAAAGCACCCGAAAGCAGGACTTCCATGTGACTTCAGAGATGGTGGTGCGGGTGCCCATGATGAAACGGGAAGACCATTATTATTACTTCCTGGACCGAAACCTCTCCTGCAAGGTGGTGGGCATCCCCTACCGAGGGAATGCCACTGCTTTCTTCATTCTCCCCAGTGAGGGTAGGATGGGACAGCTGGAGAACGGACTGAATGAGGAAACAGTGAGGAAGTGGCTCAAGATGTTCACAAAGAG GCAGCTTGAGCTCTACCTTCCCAAGTTCTCCATCGAGGGCTCTTACCAGCTGGAGGAGGTCCTCCCCACACTGGGCATCAGTGATGTCTTCACGTCCCATGCTGACTTGACGGGCATCACCAACCACTCCAGTGTCCAGGTGTCTGAG ATGGTGCACAAGGCCGTGGTGGAGGTGGATGAGTCGGGGACCAAAGCAGCTGCAGCCACAGAGGCCATCTTCATGTTCAAGTCGGCCCCAATGAGCTCTCAAAGGGTCATGTTCAACAGGCCTTTTATGATGCTTATTGTGGAGAATTCCACCAACATCCTCTTCCTTGGCAAAGTGACCCACCCCTGA
- the SERPINA5 gene encoding plasma serine protease inhibitor isoform X1, with protein sequence MALEAEPASEGRGAATMRVCLLLCLTLLSPPGASLYRHRSREAKKRVKEPPVLSTLAPASRDFAFDLYRALATAAPDQNIFFSPLSISTTLAMLSLGARSHTKVQILEGLGLGPQEGSEEELHNTFHQLLQDFAQPRKDIQLSLGNALFISPTFHLQDTFLNAVKTLYLADTFPTNFMDPAGAQKQINDYVAKQTEGKIVDLAKDLDSTEVMVMVNFIFFKAKWETSFDHKSTRKQDFHVTSEMVVRVPMMKREDHYYYFLDRNLSCKVVGIPYRGNATAFFILPSEGRMGQLENGLNEETVRKWLKMFTKRQLELYLPKFSIEGSYQLEEVLPTLGISDVFTSHADLTGITNHSSVQVSEMVHKAVVEVDESGTKAAAATEAIFMFKSAPMSSQRVMFNRPFMMLIVENSTNILFLGKVTHP encoded by the exons GACGAGGAGCAGCCACAATGCGGGTCTGCCTCCTCCTGTGCCTGACACTCCTCAGCCCACCGGGCGCCAGCCTCTACCGCCACCGCTCCCGCGAGGCAAAGAAGAGAGTCAAGGAGCCGCCCGTGCTCAGCACGCTGGCCCCCGCCAGCAGGGACTTTGCCTTCGACCTCTACAGGGCCCTGGCGACAGCTGCTCCCGACCAGAACATCTTCTTCTCCCCTCTGAGCATCTCCACCACACTGGCCATGCTGTCCCTGGGGGCACGATCGCACACGAAGGTGCAGATCCTAGAAGGCCTGGGCCTCGGCCCCCAGGAGGGCTCAGAGGAGGAGCTCCACAACACCTTTCACCAGCTGCTACAGGACTTTGCCCAGCCCAGGAAGGACATCCAGCTGAGCCTTGGCAACGCCCTGTTCATTAGCCCAACGTTTCACCTCCAGGACACCTTTCTGAACGCCGTGAAGACGCTGTACCTGGCAGACACCTTCCCCACAAACTTCATGGACCCCGCGGGGGCCCAGAAGCAGATCAATGATTACGTGGCAAAGCAAACTGAAGGCAAGATTGTGGACTTGGCTAAGGACCTGGATAGCACGGAGGTCATGGTTAtggtgaatttcattttctttaaag CTAAGTGGGAGACAAGCTTTGACCACAAAAGCACCCGAAAGCAGGACTTCCATGTGACTTCAGAGATGGTGGTGCGGGTGCCCATGATGAAACGGGAAGACCATTATTATTACTTCCTGGACCGAAACCTCTCCTGCAAGGTGGTGGGCATCCCCTACCGAGGGAATGCCACTGCTTTCTTCATTCTCCCCAGTGAGGGTAGGATGGGACAGCTGGAGAACGGACTGAATGAGGAAACAGTGAGGAAGTGGCTCAAGATGTTCACAAAGAG GCAGCTTGAGCTCTACCTTCCCAAGTTCTCCATCGAGGGCTCTTACCAGCTGGAGGAGGTCCTCCCCACACTGGGCATCAGTGATGTCTTCACGTCCCATGCTGACTTGACGGGCATCACCAACCACTCCAGTGTCCAGGTGTCTGAG ATGGTGCACAAGGCCGTGGTGGAGGTGGATGAGTCGGGGACCAAAGCAGCTGCAGCCACAGAGGCCATCTTCATGTTCAAGTCGGCCCCAATGAGCTCTCAAAGGGTCATGTTCAACAGGCCTTTTATGATGCTTATTGTGGAGAATTCCACCAACATCCTCTTCCTTGGCAAAGTGACCCACCCCTGA
- the SERPINA5 gene encoding plasma serine protease inhibitor isoform X3: protein MRVCLLLCLTLLSPPGASLYRHRSREAKKRVKEPPVLSTLAPASRDFAFDLYRALATAAPDQNIFFSPLSISTTLAMLSLGARSHTKVQILEGLGLGPQEGSEEELHNTFHQLLQDFAQPRKDIQLSLGNALFISPTFHLQDTFLNAVKTLYLADTFPTNFMDPAGAQKQINDYVAKQTEGKIVDLAKDLDSTEVMVMVNFIFFKAKWETSFDHKSTRKQDFHVTSEMVVRVPMMKREDHYYYFLDRNLSCKVVGIPYRGNATAFFILPSEGRMGQLENGLNEETVRKWLKMFTKRQLELYLPKFSIEGSYQLEEVLPTLGISDVFTSHADLTGITNHSSVQVSEMVHKAVVEVDESGTKAAAATEAIFMFKSAPMSSQRVMFNRPFMMLIVENSTNILFLGKVTHP, encoded by the exons ATGCGGGTCTGCCTCCTCCTGTGCCTGACACTCCTCAGCCCACCGGGCGCCAGCCTCTACCGCCACCGCTCCCGCGAGGCAAAGAAGAGAGTCAAGGAGCCGCCCGTGCTCAGCACGCTGGCCCCCGCCAGCAGGGACTTTGCCTTCGACCTCTACAGGGCCCTGGCGACAGCTGCTCCCGACCAGAACATCTTCTTCTCCCCTCTGAGCATCTCCACCACACTGGCCATGCTGTCCCTGGGGGCACGATCGCACACGAAGGTGCAGATCCTAGAAGGCCTGGGCCTCGGCCCCCAGGAGGGCTCAGAGGAGGAGCTCCACAACACCTTTCACCAGCTGCTACAGGACTTTGCCCAGCCCAGGAAGGACATCCAGCTGAGCCTTGGCAACGCCCTGTTCATTAGCCCAACGTTTCACCTCCAGGACACCTTTCTGAACGCCGTGAAGACGCTGTACCTGGCAGACACCTTCCCCACAAACTTCATGGACCCCGCGGGGGCCCAGAAGCAGATCAATGATTACGTGGCAAAGCAAACTGAAGGCAAGATTGTGGACTTGGCTAAGGACCTGGATAGCACGGAGGTCATGGTTAtggtgaatttcattttctttaaag CTAAGTGGGAGACAAGCTTTGACCACAAAAGCACCCGAAAGCAGGACTTCCATGTGACTTCAGAGATGGTGGTGCGGGTGCCCATGATGAAACGGGAAGACCATTATTATTACTTCCTGGACCGAAACCTCTCCTGCAAGGTGGTGGGCATCCCCTACCGAGGGAATGCCACTGCTTTCTTCATTCTCCCCAGTGAGGGTAGGATGGGACAGCTGGAGAACGGACTGAATGAGGAAACAGTGAGGAAGTGGCTCAAGATGTTCACAAAGAG GCAGCTTGAGCTCTACCTTCCCAAGTTCTCCATCGAGGGCTCTTACCAGCTGGAGGAGGTCCTCCCCACACTGGGCATCAGTGATGTCTTCACGTCCCATGCTGACTTGACGGGCATCACCAACCACTCCAGTGTCCAGGTGTCTGAG ATGGTGCACAAGGCCGTGGTGGAGGTGGATGAGTCGGGGACCAAAGCAGCTGCAGCCACAGAGGCCATCTTCATGTTCAAGTCGGCCCCAATGAGCTCTCAAAGGGTCATGTTCAACAGGCCTTTTATGATGCTTATTGTGGAGAATTCCACCAACATCCTCTTCCTTGGCAAAGTGACCCACCCCTGA